Proteins encoded by one window of Streptomyces uncialis:
- a CDS encoding DUF2252 domain-containing protein, with protein sequence MGRPADRTPAARAEQGRRARKLVPRSAHGAWIPAAGRPDPVAVLERQDADRVRQLLPIRYGRMALSPFAFLRGGAAVMAADLAALDGSGLTVQLCGDAHLLNFGLFASPERALLFDLNDFDETFPGPFEWDVKRLAASATVAARENGLGRGQARAAARESVKRYRLTMRRLAERGELDVWYTRLDTDALLELIRPGGRAQARATFARARRRTSLQALGKLTEVIDGRRRIRDDPPLVERLGAPDMTELRKMFNDYRSTLSEERRLLLDRFRFVDAARKVVGVGSVGTRCFIVLLAGRDGDDPLFLQIKEAGPSVLEEHLPSGPFDHPGHRVVAGQRLLQASGDIFLGWMTGPQGRAFYWRQLRDMKATADLAALGPDRLVRYAGLCGTALARAHARSGDRIALAGYLGRGDTFDRSVADFAVRYAEQNAKDHTALTAAIAAGVVSAEPGV encoded by the coding sequence GTGGGAAGGCCCGCGGACCGTACCCCCGCGGCCCGTGCCGAGCAGGGCCGCCGCGCCCGCAAGCTCGTACCGCGCAGTGCCCACGGCGCGTGGATACCCGCCGCAGGCCGCCCCGACCCGGTCGCCGTACTGGAGCGCCAGGACGCCGACCGGGTACGGCAGTTGCTGCCGATCCGGTACGGCAGGATGGCGCTGTCGCCGTTCGCGTTCCTGCGGGGCGGCGCCGCGGTCATGGCGGCCGATCTCGCCGCCCTGGACGGCAGCGGGCTCACCGTCCAGCTCTGCGGCGACGCCCATCTGCTGAACTTCGGGCTCTTCGCCTCGCCCGAACGCGCCCTCCTCTTCGACCTCAACGACTTCGACGAGACCTTCCCGGGCCCCTTCGAGTGGGACGTCAAACGGCTCGCCGCCAGCGCCACCGTCGCCGCCCGGGAGAACGGCCTGGGCCGTGGCCAGGCCCGTGCCGCCGCCCGGGAGAGCGTCAAGCGCTACCGGCTGACGATGCGCCGTCTCGCCGAGCGCGGCGAACTGGACGTCTGGTACACCCGGCTCGACACCGACGCGCTGCTGGAGCTGATCCGTCCCGGCGGCCGGGCCCAGGCGCGGGCCACCTTCGCGCGGGCCCGCCGCCGCACCAGCCTCCAGGCGCTCGGCAAGCTCACCGAGGTCATCGACGGCCGGCGCCGCATCCGGGACGATCCGCCGCTGGTGGAGCGGCTGGGCGCCCCCGACATGACCGAACTGCGCAAGATGTTCAACGACTACCGCTCGACGCTCTCCGAGGAACGAAGGCTGCTGCTGGACCGGTTCCGCTTCGTGGACGCCGCCCGCAAGGTTGTCGGCGTCGGCAGCGTCGGCACCCGCTGCTTCATCGTGCTGCTCGCCGGCCGGGACGGCGACGACCCGCTGTTCCTCCAGATCAAGGAGGCGGGCCCGTCCGTCCTGGAGGAGCATCTGCCGTCCGGGCCGTTCGATCACCCGGGGCACCGCGTGGTCGCCGGACAGCGGCTGCTCCAGGCGTCCGGCGACATCTTCCTCGGCTGGATGACCGGCCCCCAGGGCCGCGCCTTCTACTGGCGCCAGCTGCGCGACATGAAGGCGACGGCCGACCTCGCCGCGCTGGGCCCCGACCGGCTCGTCCGCTACGCGGGTCTGTGCGGCACGGCCCTGGCCCGCGCCCACGCCCGCTCCGGCGACCGTATCGCCCTCGCCGGATATCTGGGCCGCGGCGACACCTTCGACCGCTCGGTCGCCGACTTCGCCGTGCGCTACGCCGAGCAGAACGCCAAGGACCACACGGCCCTGACGGCGGCGATCGCCGCGGGAGTCGTCAGCGCCGAACCGGGCGTGTGA